From the Roseateles sp. XES5 genome, one window contains:
- a CDS encoding DUF3800 domain-containing protein — translation MADLPPTYSIFLDESGQTNHRFLLLGCLVVQTNFVPSFEKTIEYAKKLELPAGELKWSKVSPAKLFAYKLVADCFFDAPSLIKPLQFHTLAADMTKRKDHLFNSGSKETGFNKEIYQLLMKCARLYPDALFHVYLDHRDTASSTEELRQILNAGRRKAGDMRNSPFRRVHFRDSKSELCLQMVDILLGATSHRINGHHLREGSSVTKNGFAQYILDRAGISDAMKDTAKAGAFTIWHRRLR, via the coding sequence TTGGCTGACCTGCCACCGACTTATTCAATCTTTCTCGATGAGAGTGGGCAGACCAACCATCGTTTCCTGTTGCTTGGCTGCCTCGTCGTGCAAACGAACTTCGTGCCGTCATTTGAGAAAACCATTGAATACGCGAAGAAGCTGGAACTCCCGGCTGGCGAACTCAAATGGAGCAAGGTCTCGCCCGCTAAGCTCTTTGCCTACAAGCTCGTTGCCGATTGCTTTTTCGACGCCCCTAGCCTGATCAAGCCGCTGCAATTTCACACCCTTGCCGCCGACATGACAAAGCGGAAGGACCATTTATTCAACTCGGGATCAAAGGAAACAGGCTTCAACAAGGAGATCTACCAACTCCTTATGAAGTGCGCACGGCTGTACCCTGACGCGCTGTTTCACGTCTACCTTGATCACCGTGACACGGCCTCCTCGACTGAGGAGCTTCGTCAAATCCTGAATGCGGGGCGTAGGAAGGCTGGAGACATGCGCAACTCCCCTTTCAGGCGCGTCCACTTCAGGGACTCGAAATCCGAGCTTTGCCTTCAAATGGTCGACATCCTACTCGGAGCGACATCTCACCGCATTAACGGCCACCATTTGCGGGAAGGTTCATCCGTCACAAAGAACGGCTTCGCGCAATACATCCTAGACCGCGCCGGAATCAGCGATGCTATGAAAGACACCGCTAAAGCTGGAGCGTTCACGATCTGGCATCGGCGACTGAGATAG